A window of Ignavibacterium sp. contains these coding sequences:
- the secA gene encoding preprotein translocase subunit SecA: MINLIKKIFGDKKERDVKLLWPIVDEINKYYEEFKKLTDDELRNKTKEFKERINERTAETRKRIDEIKARLQSNEDFDRRAAYDELDELEEQLNQEYEEILDQILPEAFAVVKSTCERLVGKSWTVAGHKITWDMVPYDVQLLGGIVLHQGKIAEMATGEGKTLVATLPLYLNALTGRGVHLVTVNDYLAKRDSEWMGEIFRFHGLTVGCILNTMDSAQRQVQYACDITYGTNNEFGFDYLRDNMAIDKSYQVQRGHNYAIVDEVDSVLIDEARTPLIISGPVDRDDQLFGEMKPKVERLYRLQQNLVGKIVSEAEEILKNNGTSREAGILLLRASRGLPKNAKLMKVLSEPEYKKLLQETELEFLREKGKNMHIIDDELYFVIDEKSNTIDLTEKGREELARGTGKEKDFFVLPDLGTEISKFENDPNITPEEKVRKKEELYKHYSEASERIHAIHQLLKAYTLFEKDVEYVVTEDGKIAIVDEFTGRILPGRRYSDGLHQAIEAKENVKVERDSQTLATITLQNYFRMYNKLAGMTGTAETEEAEFYEIYKLEVVVIPTNKPVIREDLDDAVYRTKREKYNAVIDQIEELRKQGRPVLVGTTSVEVSETISRMLKRKGIPHNVLNAKQHQREAEIIAHAGEIGAVTIATNMAGRGTDIKLGAGVRERGGLYILGTERHESRRIDRQLRGRAGRQGDPGTSKFFISLEDDLMRLFGSDRISSIMSRMGIKEGEVIQHPMITKSVERAQKKVEENNFAIRKRLLEYDDTMNQQREVIYARRQKALQGDRLKSEIFELLDEWVSEIVEKHFEDANAQAIRDEVMQHLLVDVKIQPEDFEKLGEQGIKDKIVEAAKQFYNKKEEMLGSELMARLERYAMLSVIDHKWKEHLREMDDLKEGIGLRAYGQKDPLVEYKAEAFKLFVILLEQIRNETVSFVFKFFPQAPDEVQQSRRQPVRRYSEVKQSADNIGLTTAAQPSRESQGGKMQPIKVEERIGRNDPCPCGSGKKYKHCHGK, encoded by the coding sequence AAAACAAAAGAATTCAAAGAAAGAATAAACGAACGAACTGCAGAAACCAGAAAACGAATTGATGAAATAAAAGCCCGTCTTCAATCTAATGAAGATTTTGACAGAAGAGCAGCTTATGATGAACTCGATGAACTTGAAGAACAACTGAATCAGGAATATGAAGAAATATTAGATCAGATTCTTCCCGAAGCATTTGCAGTAGTAAAATCAACCTGTGAAAGACTTGTTGGAAAAAGCTGGACAGTTGCAGGTCACAAAATTACCTGGGATATGGTACCTTATGATGTTCAGCTGCTCGGTGGAATTGTTCTTCATCAGGGCAAAATTGCTGAAATGGCTACAGGTGAAGGTAAAACTCTTGTCGCTACTTTGCCACTTTACCTTAATGCGTTAACAGGAAGAGGAGTTCACCTCGTAACTGTTAATGATTATCTCGCCAAAAGAGATAGTGAATGGATGGGAGAAATTTTCAGATTTCATGGTTTAACAGTTGGTTGTATTCTCAACACAATGGATTCTGCACAAAGACAAGTCCAATATGCTTGCGATATAACTTATGGAACAAACAATGAATTTGGTTTTGATTATCTGCGCGATAATATGGCAATTGATAAATCTTATCAGGTTCAACGCGGACATAACTATGCCATTGTTGACGAAGTTGACTCGGTATTAATTGATGAAGCTCGAACGCCGCTTATTATTTCAGGTCCTGTTGACAGAGACGATCAGCTTTTTGGAGAAATGAAACCTAAAGTTGAAAGACTTTATCGTCTTCAACAAAATTTAGTAGGCAAGATTGTTTCTGAAGCTGAAGAAATTTTGAAGAACAACGGAACTTCTCGTGAAGCAGGAATTCTTTTATTAAGAGCTTCGAGAGGATTACCTAAGAATGCCAAACTGATGAAAGTACTTTCTGAACCTGAGTATAAAAAACTTTTGCAGGAGACTGAACTTGAGTTCCTTCGCGAGAAAGGTAAGAATATGCACATCATTGACGATGAACTTTATTTCGTCATTGATGAAAAATCTAATACAATTGATTTAACTGAAAAAGGAAGAGAAGAGCTTGCTCGTGGTACAGGAAAAGAAAAAGACTTTTTCGTTCTTCCTGATCTTGGAACCGAAATCAGCAAATTTGAAAACGATCCGAATATCACTCCTGAAGAGAAAGTCAGAAAAAAAGAAGAACTTTATAAACATTATTCAGAAGCGAGTGAAAGAATTCACGCAATTCACCAATTGCTGAAAGCTTATACTTTATTTGAAAAAGATGTTGAATATGTTGTAACTGAAGATGGAAAAATTGCAATCGTTGATGAATTTACAGGAAGAATTCTTCCGGGAAGAAGATACAGCGATGGACTTCATCAGGCAATCGAAGCAAAAGAAAATGTAAAGGTTGAAAGAGATTCTCAAACTCTTGCAACAATCACTCTTCAGAACTACTTCAGAATGTACAATAAACTTGCCGGAATGACTGGTACTGCAGAAACTGAAGAAGCAGAATTTTATGAAATATATAAACTGGAAGTAGTTGTTATTCCAACCAACAAACCTGTAATCAGAGAAGACCTTGATGATGCAGTTTACAGAACAAAACGGGAAAAATATAACGCAGTTATTGATCAGATTGAAGAATTAAGAAAACAGGGAAGACCAGTTCTTGTTGGTACAACTTCGGTTGAAGTATCTGAAACTATTTCCCGAATGTTGAAACGAAAAGGAATACCACACAATGTTTTGAATGCAAAACAACATCAGCGTGAAGCAGAAATAATTGCACATGCAGGAGAAATAGGTGCTGTTACAATCGCAACAAATATGGCTGGTCGTGGAACTGATATTAAACTTGGTGCAGGCGTTCGTGAAAGAGGTGGACTTTATATTCTTGGAACAGAAAGACATGAATCAAGAAGAATCGATCGTCAGTTGCGAGGCCGTGCTGGTCGTCAGGGAGATCCCGGAACCTCAAAATTCTTTATCTCACTTGAAGATGATTTAATGCGCTTATTCGGAAGCGACAGAATTTCTTCAATAATGTCCCGAATGGGAATTAAAGAAGGAGAAGTAATTCAGCATCCGATGATTACAAAATCAGTGGAAAGAGCACAGAAAAAAGTTGAAGAGAACAACTTTGCAATCAGAAAAAGATTGCTTGAATATGATGACACAATGAATCAGCAGCGCGAAGTAATTTATGCAAGAAGACAAAAAGCTTTGCAAGGTGATAGACTTAAAAGTGAAATTTTCGAATTACTTGATGAATGGGTTAGCGAAATTGTTGAGAAGCATTTTGAAGATGCAAATGCTCAGGCAATTCGTGATGAAGTGATGCAACATCTTCTGGTTGATGTAAAAATTCAACCTGAAGATTTTGAGAAACTTGGTGAACAGGGAATCAAGGATAAAATCGTGGAAGCAGCAAAACAATTCTACAATAAAAAAGAAGAAATGCTTGGCTCGGAGCTGATGGCACGACTTGAAAGATATGCAATGCTCAGTGTAATCGATCATAAATGGAAAGAACATTTACGAGAAATGGATGATTTGAAAGAAGGAATTGGTTTAAGAGCATATGGCCAAAAAGATCCTTTGGTTGAGTACAAAGCAGAAGCATTTAAGTTATTTGTAATACTTCTTGAACAAATAAGAAATGAAACGGTTTCATTTGTATTTAAATTTTTCCCGCAGGCGCCCGATGAAGTTCAGCAAAGCAGAAGACAACCGGTCAGAAGATATTCAGAAGTTAAGCAAAGTGCTGATAACATAGGATTAACAACTGCAGCACAACCATCACGAGAAAGCCAGGGTGGTAAAATGCAGCCAATAAAAGTTGAAGAACGAATTGGCAGAAATGATCCTTGTCCTTGCGGAAGCGGTAAAAAATATAAACACTGTCACGGTAAATAA
- a CDS encoding P-II family nitrogen regulator, whose amino-acid sequence MKKIEAIIRPFKLDDVKQALLEEGVRGLTISEVRGYGRQKGHTETYRGSEYHIEFVPKIKIEVVVDDNLVDKIVDAIIRAAKTGQVGDGKIFISEISEVIRIRTEESGPHAL is encoded by the coding sequence ATGAAAAAAATCGAAGCAATCATCCGTCCCTTTAAATTGGATGATGTTAAGCAGGCATTACTTGAAGAAGGAGTTCGCGGCTTAACAATTTCAGAAGTCCGTGGTTACGGAAGACAAAAAGGTCATACTGAAACTTACCGCGGAAGTGAATATCACATTGAATTTGTGCCTAAAATAAAAATTGAAGTTGTAGTAGATGATAATCTTGTTGATAAAATTGTAGATGCCATAATTCGTGCAGCCAAGACAGGTCAGGTTGGTGATGGAAAAATTTTTATTTCCGAAATAAGCGAAGTAATCAGAATAAGAACTGAAGAATCAGGACCTCACGCGTTGTAA